A genomic region of Saccopteryx bilineata isolate mSacBil1 chromosome 1, mSacBil1_pri_phased_curated, whole genome shotgun sequence contains the following coding sequences:
- the PLXNB2 gene encoding plexin-B2, whose amino-acid sequence MALQLWVLTLLGLVGTSVGLRPRKLDFFHSKTELNHLIVDEASGMVYLGAVNTLYQLSADLYLEQQATTGPALDNKKCTPPIETSQCHEAVLTDNVNQLLLLDPPGKRLIECGSLFKGICALRALSNISTRLFYEDGSGERSFVASNDENVATVGLVSATHPEGERVLFVGKGNGPYDNGVIVSTRLLDRTGSREAFEAYTDHATYKAGYLSTNTQQFVAAFEDGLYVFFIFNQQDKHPPQNRTLLARMCKKDPYYYSYLEMDLQCLDSGDTLSPAFSTCLAASLATSANGSKVLYTVFTRDDRKSGRPRAGLCLFPLHEVHAKMQANRNTCYTGTGNIGHDTFYKPFHGEIQCGGHGLGASESFLCGSEHLPYPLGSREGLTAMAVLQRGGLNLTAVTVTTENGHTIAFLGTSDGQILKVYLAPNGSSVQYGSIPVEINKRIKQDLVLSADRANLYAMTQDKVFRLPVQECLSYPTCAQCLGSQDPYCGWCIVEGRCTRRAECLRAEESGHWLWSRGESCVTITAAQPQNMSRRAQGEVQLTVSPLPALSVEDKLLCLFGDSLPHPARVKGDIIVCNSPSKIPSTPSGQDHVAVNIQLLFKNSNIFLTSHLYPFYDCREAMSLSENLPCISCASNRWTCQWDLRYHECREASPNPEDGIVRAHMEDSCPQFLNPNPLVIPMNHETDVTFQGKNLDTVTGSSLHVGSDLLKFEEPVNMREPGTFFFRTPKLSYDGNETLPLHLYVKSYGKNIDSKLQVTLYNCSFGRSDCSLCLAADPAYKCVWCSGQSRCVYEALCSNATSECPPPVITRIQPETGPLGGGIRVTILGSNLGVRADDVKRVTVAGQNCAFEPEQYSVSTRIVCAVEASREPFTGEVEVDVNGKFGHSPPHVQFTFQEPQPLSVEPKQGPRAGGTMLTINGTHLDTGSQEDVRVTINDVPCNVMQFGAQLQCVTGPQLTPGEHLLEIYYGGSQVPNPGITFTYRENPVLQAFEPTRSFVSGGRSINVTGQGFSLIQKFAMVVIAEPLESWRRRRREAGPLQPTMVVGTEYEFHNDSRVVFSSPAVPEEPEAYNLTALIQMDGHRVLLRTEAGAFEYVADPTFKNFTGGVKKQVNKLIHAQGTNLNKAMTLHEAEAFVGAERCIMKTLTETDLYCEPPEVQPPPKRRQKRDTTLNLPEFIVKFGSREWVLGRVEYDSRVSEVPLSLILPLVIGPMVVIIIVSVYCYWRKSQQAEREYEKIKSQLEGLEESVRDRCKKEFTDLMIEMEDQASDVHEAGIPVLDYKTYTDRVFFLPSKDGDKDVMITGKLDIPESRRPVVEQALYQFSNLLNSKSFLINFIHTLENQREFSARAKVYFASLLTVALHGKLEYYTDIMRTLFLELMEQYVVAKNPKLMLRRSETVVERMLSNWMSICLYQYLKDSAGEPLYKLFKAIKHQVEKGPVDAVQKKAKYTLNDTGLLGDDVEYTPLTVSVIVQDEGVDAIPVKVLNCDTISQVKEKIIDQVYRTQPCSRWPKADSVVLEWRPGSTAQILSDLDLTSQREGRWKRINTLMHYNVRDGATLILSKVGVSQQPEDSQQDLPGERHALLEDENRVWHLVRPTDEVEEGKPKRGSMKEKERTKAITEIYLTRLLSVKGTLQQFVDNFFQSVLAPGLAVPPAVKYFFDFLDEQAEKHDIKDEDTIHIWKTNSLPLRFWVNILKNPHFIFDVHVHEVVDASLSVIAQTFMDACTRTEHKLSRDSPSNKLLYAKEISTYKKMVEDYYKGIRQMVQVSDQDMNTHLAEISRAHTDSLNTLVALHQLYQYTQKYYDKIINALEEDPAAQKMQLAFRLQQIAAALENKVTDL is encoded by the exons ATGGCACTGCAGCTCTGGGTGCTGACCCTCCTGGGCCTGGTGGGCACAAGTGTGGGCCTGAGGCCCCGGAAGCTAGACTTCTTCCACAGCAAGACGGAGCTGAACCACCTAATCGTGGATGAGGCATCGGGCATGGTTTACTTGGGGGCAGTGAACACGCTCTACCAGCTGAGCGCCGACCTGTACCTGGAGCAGCAGGCAACCACAGGCCCAGCCCTGGACAACAAGAAGTGCACACCGCCCATTGAGACCAGCCAATGCCATGAGGCTGTGCTGACTGACAACGTCAACCAGCTACTGCTGCTGGACCCGCCAGGGAAGCGCCTTATCGAGTGTGGCAGCCTCTTCAAGGGCATCTGCGCCCTGCGTGCCCTCAGCAACATCTCCACGCGCCTCTTCTACGAGGATGGTAGTGGTGAGAGGTCCTTCGTGGCCAGCAATGATGAGAATGTGGCCACAGTAGGGCTGGTGAGCGCCACCCACCCTGAGGGTGAGCGTGTGCTGTTTGTGGGCAAAGGCAACGGGCCGTATGACAACGGTGTCATCGTGAGCACCCGCCTGCTGGACCGGACCGGGAGCAGGGAGGCCTTTGAGGCCTATACAGACCATGCCACATACAAGGCCGGGTACCTCTCCACCAATACACAGCAGTTCGTGGCAGCCTTTGAGGACGGCCTCTATGTCTTCTTCATCTTCAACCAGCAGGACAAGCACCCACCCCAGAATCGCACACTGCTGGCTCGCATGTGCAAGAAGGACCCCTACTACTACTCCTACTTGGAAATGGACCTACAGTGCCTCGATTCCGGGGACACCCTGTCCCCTGCCTTTAGCACCTGCCTGGCAGCTTCTCTGGCCACATCTGCCAATGGCAGCAAGGTTCTCTACACCGTCTTCACCAGGGATGACCGGAAAAGTGGGAGACCTCGTGCAGGCCTCTGTCTGTTCCCATTGCATGAGGTCCATGCCAAGATGCAGGCCAACCGCAACACTTGCTACACGGGCACTGGGAACATTGGCCATGACACCTTTTACAAGCCCTTCCATGGCGAGATCCAGTGTGGTGGCCACGGTCTG GGTGCCAGCGAGAGTTTCCTGTGTGGCTCGGAGCACCTGCCTTACCCACTGGGCAGCCGAGAGGGACTCACAGCCATGGCTGTGCTACAGCGTGGAGGCCTAAACCTGACAGCTGTGACCGTGACCACTGAGAACGGTCACACCATTGCCTTCCTGGGTACTTCAGATGGCCAGATCCTTAAG GTATACCTGGCCCCAAACGGCAGCTCTGTGCAGTATGGCTCCATCCCTGTGGAGATCAACAAGAGAATCAAGCAAGAcctggtgctgtctgcagatCGAGCCAATCTGTACGCCATGACCCAGGATAAG GTGTTCCGGCTTCCCGTGCAGGAGTGTCTGAGCTACCCAACCTGTGCACAGTGCCTCGGGTCCCAGGACCCCTACTGCGGCTGGTGCATCGTTGAGGGCCG ATGCACCAGGAGGGCCGAGTGCCTGCGGGCTGAGGAGAGCGGACACTGGCTGTGGAGCCGCGGGGAGTCCTGTGTGACCATCACTGCAGCCCAGCCACAGAACATGAGCCGGCGGGCACAGGGGGAG GTACAGCTGACCGTCAGtcccctcccagccctgagtGTGGAAGATAAGCTGCTGTGCCTCTTTGGTGACTCTCTGCCACACCCTGCCCGCGTGAAGGGAGACATCATTGTCTGCAACTCCCCAAGTAAAATTCCCAGCACGCCTTCTGGCCAGG ACCATGTGGCCGTGAACATTCAGCTCCTTTTCAAAAACAGCAACATCTTCCTCACCTCCCACCTGTATCCCTTCTATGACTGCCGCGAAGCCATGAGCCTGTCAGAGAACCTGCC GTGCATCTCTTGTGCCAGCAACCGATGGACCTGCCAATGGGACCTGCGTTACCATGAGTGTCGGGAAGCCTCACCCAATCCCGAGGACGGCATTGTCCGAGCTCACATG GAGGACAGCTGCCCCCAGTTCCTGAATCCCAACCCGCTGGTCATCCCCATGAACCATGAGACGGATGTGACCTTCCAGGGCAAGAACTTGGACACAGTGACG GGCTCCTCCCTACACGTGGGCAGTGACCTGCTCAAGTTTGAGGAGCCAGTGAACATGCGGGAGCCAGGAACCTTCTTCTTTCGGACCCCAAAG CTGTCCTATGATGGGAACGAGACGCTGCCCTTGCACCTGTATGTCAAGTCCTATGGCAAGAACATCGACAGCAAGCTCCAAG TGACCCTCTATAACTGCTCCTTCGGCCGCAGTGACTGCAGCCTGTGCCTGGCCGCCGACCCTGCCTACAAGTGCGTGTGGTGTAGTGGGCAGAGCAGGTGTGTGTATGAGGCCCTGTGCAGTAACGCCACCTCTGAGTGTCCGCCGCCTGTCATCACCAGG ATCCAGCCGGAGACGGGCCCCCTGGGTGGGGGCATTCGTGTCACCATCCTCGGGTCAAATTTGGGGGTCAGAGCGGACGACGTCAAGAGGGTCACTGTGGCTGGTCAGAACTGCGCCTTTGAGCCAGAACAGTACTCCGTGTCCACCCG GATCGTGTGTGCTGTTGAAGCTTCAAGGGAGCCCTTCACAGGGGAAGTCGAGGTGGATGTAAATGGGAAGTTTGGCCACTCGCCACCCCACGTCCAGTTCACCTTCCAA GAGCCTCAGCCCCTCAGTGTGGAGCCGAAGCAGGGGCCACGGGCAGGTGGCACCATGCTGACCATCAACGGCACTCACCTGGACACCGGCTCTCAGGAAGATGTGCGGGTGACCATCAATGATGTCCCTTGTAATGT GATGCAGTTTGGGGCACAACTCCAATGTGTCACTGGCCCCCAGCTGACTCCAGGGGAGCACCTCCTGGAAATCTACTATGGGGGCTCCCAAGTGCCCAACCCTGGAATTACATTCACCTACCGTGAGAATCCAGTGCTACAGGCCTTCGAGCCAACGCGAAGCTTTGTCAG TGGCGGCCGCAGCATCAACGTGACAGGACAGGGCTTCAGCCTGATCCAGAAGTTTGCCATGGTGGTCATAGCTGAGCCTCTGGAGTCCTGGAGGCGCAGGCGGCGGGAGGCCGGACCCCTGCAGCCCACAATG GTTGTGGGTACGGAATATGAGTTCCACAATGACTCCAGGGTCGTGTTCTCGTCCCCGGCCGTCCCCGAGGAGCCTGAGGCCTATAACCTCACAGCACTCATTCAGATGGATGGGCATCGAGTCTTGCTCAGGACCGAGGCTGGGGCATTCGAGTATGTAGCTGATCCCACCTTCAAGAACTTCACAGGGGGCGTCAAGAAACAGGTCAACAAACTCATCCATGCCCAG GGCACCAACCTGAACAAGGCCATGACGCTCCATGAGGCTGAGGCCTTTGTGGGTGCCGAGCGCTGCATCATGAAGACACTGACTGAGACCGACCTGTACTGCGAGCCCCCAGAGGTGCAGCCACCCCCTAAGCGTCGGCAGAAGCGAGACACGACACTCAACCTGCCTGAGTTCATT GTGAAGTTCGGCTCCCGGGAGTGGGTGCTGGGCCGCGTGGAGTATGACAGTCGTGTGAGTGAAGTGCCTCTCAGCCTCATCCTGCCGCTGGTCATAGGGCCCATGGTGGTCATCATCATTGTGTCTGTCTACTGCTACTG GAGGAAGAGCCAGCAGGCCGAGCGCGAGTATGAGAAGATCAAGTCCCAGCTAGAGGGCCTGGAGGAGAGTGTGCGTGACCGCTGCAAGAAGGAGTTCACGG ACCTGATGATTGAGATGGAGGACCAGGCGAGCGACGTACATGAGGCAGGCATCCCTGTGTTGGACTACAAGACTTACACCGACCGCGTCTTCTTCCTGCCCTCCAAGGATGGCGACAAGGATGTGATGATCACAGGCAAGCTGGACATTCCTGAGTCGCGGCGGCCCGTGGTGGAGCAGGCTCTCTACCAGTTCTCCAACCTGCTCAACAGCAAGTCCTTCCTCATCAAT TTCATTCACACCCTGGAGAACCAGCGGGAGTTCTCCGCCCGTGCCAAGGTCTACTTTGCGTCCCTGCTGACGGTGGCTCTGCACGGGAAGCTGGAGTACTACACAGACATCATGCGCACGCTCTTCCTGGAGCTCATGGAACAGTATGTGGTGGCCAAGAACCCCAAGCTGATGCTGCGCAG GTCTGAGACAGTGGTGGAGAGAATGCTATCCAACTGGATGTCTATCTGCCTGTACCAGTACCTCAAG GACAGTGCTGGCGAGCCTCTGTACAAGCTCTTCAAGGCCATCAAGCACCAGGTGGAGAAGGGCCCAGTGGACGCCGTGCAGAAGAAGGCCAAATACACCCTCAACGACACAGGGCTATTGGGGGACGATGTGGAGTACACACCCCTG ACGGTGAGCGTGATCGTCCAGGATGAAGGGGTCGACGCCATCCCTGTCAAAGTGCTCAACTGCGACACTATCTCCCAGGTTAAGGAGAAAATCATTGACCAGGTGTACCGCACACAGCCTTGCTCCCGCTGGCCCAAGGCGGACAGTGTGGTCCTCG AGTGGCGTCCTGGATCCACAGCCCAGATACTGTCCGACCTGGACTTGACATCCCAGCGGGAGGGCCGGTGGAAACGCATCAACACTCTGATGCACTACAAC GTCCGGGACGGAGCCACTCTCATCCTGTCCAAGGTGGGGGTCTCACAGCAGCCTGAGGACAGCCAGCAGGATCTGCCTGGGGAGC GCCACGCCCTCCTGGAGGACGAGAACCGAGTATGGCACCTGGTGCGTCCCACGGACGAGGTAGAGGAGGGCAAGCCCAAGCGTGGCAGCATGAAGGAGAAGGAGCGCACCAAGGCCATCACTGAGATCTATCTGACCCGACTACTGTCAGTCAAG GGCACGCTGCAGCAGTTTGTGGACAACTTCTTCCAGAGTGTGCTGGCACCCGGCCTCGCCGTTCCGCCTGCAGTCAAGTACTTCTTCGACTTCCTGGACGAACAGGCTGAGAAGCATGACATCAAGGACGAGGACACCATCCACATCTGGAAGACAAACAG TTTACCACTCCGATTCTGGGTCAACATTCTCAAGAACCCCCACTTCATCTTTGACGTGCACGTCCATGAGGTGGTGGACGCCTCCCTGTCCGTCATTGCTCAGACCTTCATGGATGCCTGCACACGCACAGAGCACAAGCTGAGCCGT GACTCTCCCAGCAACAAGCTGCTGTACGCCAAGGAGATCTCGACTTATAAGAAGATGGTGGAGGA TTACTACAAGGGGATCAGA